A genomic segment from Lineus longissimus chromosome 15, tnLinLong1.2, whole genome shotgun sequence encodes:
- the LOC135499273 gene encoding uncharacterized protein LOC135499273: MKPCFPKQILAYLTVFTMAAYTFLSILPNKELSHQQQMKQFKEYYEQQMQWQQELQKLIENFEAKFSRNVENQLTEMMSKKRTEIESNEMQIYNSFKPLMTAEETKQYMELFEVFHNVTEESNISYFIDSGTLIGAFRHGGFIPWDDDIDVQIHENDTDKLISALKSQAPKYEHYVWTSEDEGESENVVNMKFFPADGKIINSKRFPAGCKWKWPFMDIFFYKMNSKWISLSTSRIYAYPKEVFFPHDLVRFENLLVYAPRLPEVIFNLEYNLSECISPRYNHREEDHFPVEQDKKVPCKELERLPLFNCYTFHDYI, from the coding sequence ATGAAACCTTGCTTTCCCAAGCAAATTCTGGCATATTTGACTGTTTTTACGATGGCAGCATAtacttttctttcaattctGCCGAATAAAGAGCTAAGCCATCAACAACAGATGAAGCAATTCAAGGAATATTATGAACAACAAATGCAATGGCAACAGGAACTGCAAAAACTCATTGAAAATTTTGAGGCGAAATTCAGCAGGAACGTGGAAAATCAACTAACAGAAATGATGTCCAAAAAGAGGACTGAAATCGAAAGTAATGAAATGCAAATTTACAATTCTTTCAAACCTTTGATGACTGCAGAGGAAACAAAACAGTACATGGAACTTTTCGAAGTTTTTCACAACGTCACCGAAGAGTCGAACATATCCTACTTTATTGATTCAGGCACTCTGATTGGTGCTTTCCGCCATGGTGGATTCATTCCCTGGGATGACGACATCGATGTGCAAATCCACGAGAATGATACAGACAAACTTATTTCCGCTTTAAAGTCACAAGCTCCAAAATATGAGCATTACGTATGGACAAGCGAGGATGAAGGAGAAAGTGAAAATGTTGTGAATATGAAATTTTTTCCCGCCGATGGAAAAATCATCAACTCAAAGCGATTCCCAGCAGGGTGTAAATGGAAGTGGCCATTCATggatatatttttttacaaaatgaacaGCAAATGGATTTCTCTGTCAACAAGCAGGATATATGCATATCCAAAGGAGGTGTTTTTCCCCCATGACCTTGTTAGGTTTGAGAATTTGCTTGTATACGCACCACGACTGCCAGAGGTTATCTTTAATTTGGAGTACAATTTGAGTGAGTGTATATCACCAAGGTATAACCATCGAGAAGAGGATCATTTCCCAGTTGAACAGGACAAGAAGGTTCCGTGCAAGGAATTGGAGAGACTCCCTCTGTTTAACTGTTACACATTTCATGATTATATCTAG